One Vicia villosa cultivar HV-30 ecotype Madison, WI linkage group LG5, Vvil1.0, whole genome shotgun sequence genomic window, CCCTCGACATCTCCTCGGGGaggagaaaagaaaaaagaagacagGTCCCGTGACTACAAAGGACCGGCTGGTAGGTTCCACAATTACACCCCTCTGGTCGCGTCACGAGAGAAGATTCTTTCCGAGTGAACAAACTCGGAATTTCGCCAAGCAGGGGTCCGATTTCTCCGACAAACGCCAACAAGTACACAAATTTTATTTAGACTTAATATTTGAACATACACCGAGTGACCAACAAATACACAAATAAATATCAGAGTTTAATCATGCATTACTTACAAAATAATAACATAGAAGTACATACCCCACACACATGcatatattatttttgaaatcaaaatgtcTAAGAAATCCAAACATAATTGGAAACAAAGACATATGAAACAATTTTATTTAAGTAGATAGAGAGATCATGCATGCATGGATGGTTTTTGATGTACATATTAAGTGGAAACTGCTGACGGCATCTTCAACAAGTTTGAGAATTCAGAGCTAAGAGCATTCGTGAATGAGGCTTCTGCATGAGAGCTAGAGTCAAAACACACGCCATATTTAATATCCGAATTTGGATAATAAGCACAGAAGCTCCCACTTCCCTTTCTTTTGCAGTCTGCATGAGACTCACATAGTTTAGGATGTTTCTTCACTATCTTCATAACTAATGATGCGTTCATGCAAAAATCAATCCCAGGTAAACATAAACAACCAGCACCACATGTTGACCGTTGAAAACTACAAATCTTGTCATTACAATCTGCTTCTACCTTTTTCATCGGAAAAATTATTACTGCAAATTGTGATATCAatgataatttaaaaatataattaatatatacacAATACATTATTTTGCATGTATATATGGAAAATTAAATCGAACATTGTCAAAAGcaataaataatagaatatagaaagaaaaaaatataaagataaaaGACATACCTAATGTGGCAAGCAGGAAGAGAGGAAAAAGAGAGAGCTTAGCATAAGCCATAATGCTTGATTCAATAAAAAGCTAGCTAGGTTTGTGTTGTGTTGCATTTGTTCATTCTTACATGTTGTAATTTATAGACAAATTGTATGCATGATTTTAAACTGCACTCCATAACTTTAATTGTGGCCGCAATATTACCGATGTGGCAGCCTCCACATCCGCATGAGATCGCATTTACAATGTAATTTAAGATCACGCCACATCACACAATTTCATCAATGCTTTTTCAActattttcatcaaaaatcaaaatttcaaaaccCCAAGActcaatttaaaatgaaaaacttTGACATTAAGTATTTTTTAACATTACATTTCAAGCAGTTTTTGATAAAAATTCACGCCGTAATGGCCGCAATATGCACCTCAGCAACTGCAATACCTACAATCGCAATATCGGTAACCGCATCCGCGACTGTAACCGCCATTTAAAACTATGCTTGTATGTCCTGCCGCATTTTCCACCACACAATCTCTTGACAATCCCTCCACCCCGTTAGATTCCAATGGATCCATCTCGACCATGCATGTGAATCTGTCATATTCTTTCTCTGTTTGTCCATTATAGCTATTAATATTATAAAGCTTTACGGAAAAAACATTCCTATTTTATCTGAACAACATCTTGTACTCTAATATATAGCTGTATTTCAATATCATTCATACAATGGAAAAACTTGAATAGCCTGTGGGCcactatatttaaaattttagacATCAAGACATTCATCAtgctaaaatataattataattttgaaatttaatattGACCTTAggttttttaaaatttatctacAATTATAAAAAAGATGAAAGTAGTGCATTGCTTGGATATTGTTTTAAGAATATGGAAAATCCAACATAATCATTAAAAACTAAATGTTTGTAATATTATATTTTTGACAATATGTTTATAATATAATGATTTGcttcaaaaattaaatttatttattaattaaattagaaaaatatattaatgacaTAGGACGATGAAGACAACGACAACTAAGCCTTATTCTAATCATTGAAATTGACTAGAATCAAATTCCCCAAATTCATTAATCTCAAAATctttattaatattttcttttaaatttttttgatctTTCTTTACCTCTAATTATTTGAATCCTCTTTATCTGATTAActatatcaaaaataaaatttagaagtCATCTCTCTACATACAGATCTGGATCCTCTCCAACATATTTGGTGTTGTTATCCATCCAGCTCTCTTCCTGgccattcatctttatttttcactctttccaaaataattttttgtcacttgtttattttgtattaattCTAAGCCATTAGATGATGGGCTAGAGGGTTGGCAGAATGGAAACAGCAGCAGGTGATCTGTTTCCCTCTACATACGCAGACCATCTAAATCTATTTTCAACCATATCTACAACTATAGATAAAGAGATAAAGTGAATATATTATTTTGgactaacttttttttaaatctattttaCCCTCCagtaaaacaaaatgaaataaaaataataattgcacTACATAATGGGCTCTCATTTTGCCAATAATAGTAAGTTGTAACTGGTATGATTTTAAACTATAGGAAGTATCTCAAATAAAATTGGttgttttactttttcattttcttACAAATTCTACTTCCTGCTTCTAATTTCTAATGGTGGTGAAATTTACTAACATTCCATGTCATGTTAAAATTGTGTAACATGGATCATATACCTTATTATGTAAAATTGTGTACTATTAGAAGATGCAGCAATACCTTTACTTTTAAATTGTAATTATACTGGTTTTAATAAGGAGAATCCGCACTATGAACCAAATAATATTACTACATATTTATTGGAAAAAAGTAACTTCAAATGCAACAAGAGCGTGGTTTTATAAACCAGAATGCTATAGTTCAgcagtttttattattttacttttgaatATTTAAAACTTACCAATTGTGTTTCATTGCCCAAAATGCAAAACTATTTTCTATAACTTTgtgtaataattattattattacacaaagttgttgacttttttatgTCAATGTCTTCATACTTTATTTCAAAATTATCCTTAatcttaattattaatattattcatcCTCTTATATTtgtctttaatttcattttttttacctaTAATTATGATAATCGTTTTCTATCATTTAAAAGTGGTTAGGATTATATATTTTACCAATACATTATTCATAAATTTTGACTTTTCAAATGAATATTCATAAATATATTGGTGTAAACAAAACAGAGAAAGAAATGTGTTGATAATATCTGTAATAATTTGTCTAATTTTCTTTGTAGATTACCCATGATAACAGCCATGAATTACAAATGTCTTGCAATTTGGGTGTAGTCAgtatttcaatataaaatattttatattgtatttttattttctattattttaattatttttaatatgaatTATCTTTTCATAATTGTGTGGATAATaacttgtgttttttttttttttataaatcaagATATCATtaaaagggagaactaagggttctccaacccgattacaagAGATGAAACGGGAAACCCCGCCAAAAGAAAAATTACTAACCAATTACATTACGAGAGATAGTAACTTGTGTTGGTGTCTAGCAGTTGAAAGGAATATAAAATTATCTTTGGTTCTTCATTTCAAAACACATACTTGATTGTGGATGTTTGTGAGCAATCATTCCTATACCATCGACTAGAATAGAAatgtcatttttaaaaatattccaCAACTATCGTCAATACCTATGACATGAGTATACATCACTTTTTCACTATTCAAACTCAATAGAATCTCCACTGAAGGTTGGAGGCATGTTGAAGTGTAATTTCACATTCAGAGTACTTGCTGttagtttaatttgttttggaCCTTTGTGTTGGGTTTTAGCAAGTTGGCCCAATATGGGTTGAGTATCTATTGCATTTTCGTTTTGTAATTGATAACGAGTATAATCAATCTCTGTAACCGTTTTCCAATTGAGTAAAAGTTAGTTacaattttctctctcttcttccatTTTCATCTAGTTCAACTTGTTCATTGTGCTCCAACAATTGGTATTTCATTGTGCTCCAACAATTGGTATTTAAAGCTCCGGTTCGGATCCACAGAAAGGGAAACACGAGTGTATGTAAGGTGTGTGATTGTTTTGATTTAAGATGCATTCAATTCATAGTGAATTGAAGATCGAAATCGTATCTGAATCACATTTCCTAATTTCGAGGGATCGGGAAACACGAGTGTTTGGTGAGATCAGAGTGATTTCTTGCACAATATCGGAGATTAACGGCGTAAACGATATTTTGAATATGAAACGTTTGGTGTTTGATGGAAAGAATTTGAATAAGTGGATGATTAATCCGATGCGTATGTTGTTTGGTGCTCAAGATATTCTTGATCTCATCAACGACGGTTACATGCTAGTTGCTGCAGATGCAATGGAAGCACAAAGAAACATGCAACGAGAAACGAGGAAGAAGGATCAGAAAGTGATGTTCTACATCCATCAGTACGTGGATGCGAATGTGTTAGAGAAGTTCTCTAACTCGACGATGACGAAGGAAGCATGAGACACATTAGTACGATGCTATGATGGTGatgcatgttagaacaagaaatgttgtgatcaatattcttagttttgatgataacattaagtatgaattttgtataagagaatgtggtactctaattattcacgttttccatttcaggaaaagtataaaagagtatgcacaaatcagcgttcagaagcactgacccagaagttctagATGACTtcatcagcacatggtctggcaagacatcagaagatggtcctgcagaatcagaacatgaactggaaagcatcaaaaGATGGCAGTCAaaagcaaagctctgaagctctgatggtatcacgctcaaagcacttcaaagtctgaagacagaagttacatctgcaccaaagctgaagacaatgaaattcaaacgtctattctacatattctgagtccagaagaaagtacaagtacaaaaggctataacgtcaaatctctgactgacaaaaggaacgttagaagctacaaaaggcaaagtcaataaaagcagtgaaagcattgctcgaggtagttgacaaaagtgtgaaacattaaatgcaacgttgtactattcacgcaaagcattaaatgctcccaaaggTCATTTCCTCTTAAGCGCCTATATATAAAAGTTTTGATTTAGAAGCAGCTATAACACTCTTGCGCAAACTTACCAAAATGCTGTCAAACTGAAATtaagaaaagcaaagaagaacttcatcttcaacctcacaactttgtaatattttagtgagtgttacaaactagaatttaagagaaatatcacttggtgattacagctttattagaagcaatctaaactcttgtaatatttattttacattgattgtaaaaggattttctagagtgatcaagttgtgatctgtagactctagaagacttagagggtatctaagtggagaaccattgtaatcagtttgattagtggattaaatcctcagttgaggtaaatcaccttgtcaggggtggactggagtagtttggttaacaacgaccgagtataaaaataattgtgttctttatttttatctaccatttttgagaagttacacttattcaatcccccctttctaagtgtttttcactccttcaattggcatcagagcgccggttctaggtgcaagcacttaaccgtgttagacaaaaaaTTTAGgtagaaaaacacaaaatcaaaatgcttgaaacaacttcatctactcctactcctgaacaaaacaatggtaacaatggaagcagtagcttcaatggttacaatagaccacctatctttgatggtgagaattttgagtattggaaggatagacttgaaagttactttctttgtcaagatggtgacttatggaacttagtgttggatggttacagacatcctgtaaacactcgtggagtcaagattacaagacaatctatgagtgatgaccaaaagaaagaattcaagaatcatcacaagtcaaagactatattgttaaatgatatctctcatgctgattatgagaagataacaaacagagaaacaactcatgatatctttgaatccttaaagatgactcatgagggtaatgctcaagtaaaggagacaaaggctctagctctaatccagaaatatgaagcgttcaagatggaggaagatgagaacattgaagcaatgttttcaagattccagactctgactgctggattaagagtgcttgacaaaggctacaccaaagctgatcatgtaaataaGATTattagaagcttacccagaagatggggacccatggtgactgccttcaatattgcaaagaatctgaatgaggtgtctcttgaagagctgataagtGCCTTAAGGAGTcacgagattgagctggatgcaaatgagcctcaaaataaaggtaagtctattgcattaaattctaataataaaaaatgcactaacgcttttcaggctgaagaagaagaatctgacgagtcagagtcagaagaagaagaagatgaactatctctATTATCCAGAAAAGTAAATCAACTCTAGAATAGCAAGCAGAGaaggttcaagaacttcaagaacttcaaaagacctGAGAAGGGAGAATCTTTGTACACAAAAGATCTAGCAAAAAGAAGGTGAtgtgctatgaatgtaaagagcctggacactacaagaatgaatgtccaaagcttcagaggaaaaagcccaagaaaatatttgaaaagaagaaaggttttatggctacatgggatgactcgGATTCAtcagatcaagagtcagactctgaagatgggCAGACCAACATAGCACTTATGGAAACAATTCACGCTGGTGAAGagtctacttctgattcagactctgatgaggtattttctgaacttactagagaagaCCTTGTTTCCAGCTTATCTGAACTTCTGGAAGCTAAAAGttaacttagtatcaaatacaaaaagcttaaaaagctctttgaatctgaaactaagagacttgaaatagaaaattctgaacttaaggagaaagttttaaaattaactaaagatgttgaatcatcttcaagttcagaaaagtctattccaagtactaataatattctgaaggaatatgacttaagcttcagaaagttcttatctagaggtataggcagaagtcagttaGCCTCTATTATATATggagtaagtggaaacaagagaataggcataagctttgagggtgaaaccccatataaacttgaacatgttgatgagatgattatcaaatacaaacctttgtatgaacagttcaagtatggtcattctcatgatattaagcacacaactcactctaagagtttccacataacacaacTATGAAATATGTTGCTACACACTCTAGAAAATCTTATGATAAATCTTatgctaaatctcagttcaatcagaacttgagaagaacTAACCCAAAcagacccaaaagaatgtgggtacctaaggaaaagataatttctgttgcagatctccttcaaagctcaaaagacaaaggcaaacatgtcatggtatctggactctggatgctcatgacacatgacgggaagaaggtctatgttccaaagcctggaacttaaatctgctggagaagtaaagtttggagggaatcaaaagggcaaaatcattggctctggaaccatatgcattggtaactctccctctataactaatgttcttttagtagatggattagctcatcacttattatccataagtcaattaagtgacaatggttatgatataatctttaatcaaaagtcttgcaaagctattagtcagaaggatggctcaatcctatttacaggcaagagaaagaacaacatttataagattgatctttcagatcttaagaatcaaaaggtcacttgccttctgtctgttaacgaagagcagtgggtctggcacagaagattaggtcatgctagtttgagaaagatttctcaaattaacaaacttaatctggttagaggactccctaatctgaaatataaatcagatgctctttgtgaagcctGTCACAAAGGGAatttttcaaaacctgcattcaagtctaaaaatgttgtctcttcttctaggccgctagaacttctgcacattgatctttttggcccagtcaaaacaacatcaattagagggaagaaatatggattggtcatcgtagacgactatagcagatggacgtgggtaaagcTCTTTGACTTTtgtactcagattcaatctgaaaaggaatgcaaaatcataaaagtcagaagtgttcatggtggtgaatttgagaacagattctttgaaatttatatcaaagaaaatggtattgcccatgatttttcttttcctagaactccacagcaaaatggagttgtagaacaaaagaataggactctacaagaaatggccagaaccatgatcaatgagactaatatggctaagcatttctgggcagaagcaattaacacagcatgttatattcataatagaatctccataagacctattctaaataagaacaaaaatcccaacatttcatatttccatccttttggatgtatttgttatattctgaatactaaagatcatctgaacaagtttgattctaaagctcagaagtgttttctacttggatattctgaatgctcaaaaggctacagagtatacaatactgaaactctggtagttgaagaatcaatcaatatcagatttgatgataagcttggcaatgaaaagccaaagcagtttaagAATTTTACAGATATAGATatatctaactcagatcatgaagaacccaaaggAAAGAATGatgcagaagatcaagttgcagcgtctttagagaatctcagaatatctgaagagccaacactcagaagattttctagactcaactctgctcattcagaagatgttatcattggaaagaaagatgatcccatcagaacaagagcattcctgaagaacaatgtagaatgtcaatttggtctagtatctttgattgagccaacttctgttgatcaagctctggaagatgctgactggataatttccatgcaagaaaagctaaatcagtttacaaggaatgatgtttgggatctggttccaagacctaaaggatttaatatcattggaacaaaatgggtcttcagaaacaagttgagtaagaaaggtgaagtcattagaaacaaagccagactggttgctcagggttatagtcagtaAGAAgttattgactatacagaaacctttgcaccagtggccaagttagaatctattcgtttattaatttcatttgccactcagaataacatcactctgtatcaaatggatgttaagagtgcctttttaaatggttatatagatgaagaagtttatgttcaccaacctcctggttttgaagactctaagtctccagaatatgtttttaaattaaagaaatcagtATACGGTttaaagcaagctcccagagcttggtatgaaagattaagttctttccttctagataatggtttcacaagaggaaaagtagacacaactctcttctgtaaaacctttaaaaaggatatgcttatttgtcaaatttatgttgatgatattatatttggaacatctaatgctacacttgcaAAGGAGTTTTTTAAGTCTATGCAGGcggaatttgagatgagcatgatgtgAGAACTCAAGGacttcctaggcattcagatcaatcaaacttctgaaggaacttatgttcattagaccaagtatgtcaaagagcttctgaagaagttcaacctgtctgaaagcaaagaagcaaagagtctaatgcatccaacatgtgtattaggtaaggatgtggtaagcaagaaggtagaccAGAAGATCTATAGAGGTATGATatgatctcttctatatctaactgcctctagacctgatattttattcagtgtatgcttgtatgctagattccaatcagatcctagagaatctcacttaaatgctgttaagagaattcttaggtatctgaaaggtactactaatgttggtttagtctacagaagatctgaagaatacaacttagtaggattttgtgatgctgattacgctgaagatagagttgaaaggaaaagtacttctggaagttgtcagtttctgggaagtaatctgatctcttggtacaacaagaagcaagcaacaatagaattatcaactacagaagcagaatacgtagctgctgctggatgtagtacatagatgctctggatgaaaagtcagctagaagactatcagatatatgagagtaacattcctatattctgtgataatacttctgctatttatttatctaagaatcctattttacattctaaagctaaacatattgagattaaacatcacttcattagggactatgttcagaagggtgttctatctttaaactttgttgatacagaacatcagtgggctgatttctttataaaaccccttgctgaagataggtttaagttcattctgaagaacattagtatggatttatgcccagaatgaatgtgctgagaagatctgatatatggattagatttgaaatgcttatttatttttcttatcagatgttctggttATGTTTGATCACTTAGACACTCTGAATTTCTGTTAatgcaaaacagctgtcaccagctattctagaTGATGACcatgtgttcattctgaagggacaatcatgcgtgcagttgatgagacgccgccctaggtaattgtgtaaatcttttcaaatctcacgctaCCTCAATAACGTCTATCAACATTAAATGTAAATGATTCAGTTTCTATAACCGTAGcattcagaatctcattgcattttattttcaaatcCGTGCCAATTTAAACACATTTCATATTCATTTTCCCTCTTTTCACACATTCATCATCTTCGTTTATGCATTTTTGTCTTCTATTCTCTCTGCATAAAAACCCTAAACCCAAaaatctcaagcaatcttcaatggcTTCGTCCTCAAACACTCTTCAAAAGGTTTCGTCTCAAAAacatcaacaagaacaacaacagaaACTTCAATCTCCTTTGAAGACATGTTTGATTCCGTATGAAGATTTAGATGTTCTCTATgacttatggttgattttgaaaatcttcaagCACATCAGTTCGACATCAAGACTAGTATGATGGTTCAAGGATGGGCAAATTTCTTTGATCGTCTCATTGGACCGGTTTACCCTTTGTTTGTTAAGGAATTTTGGGCTCATGCTACTCTAACATCAAATGCCattatctccttcgtgttagggcaagaAGTGGTAATTACTGAAAAATGTTAAGGAAGTTATTCAATCTCCAAGATTCGGGTGGAATAACTGGCTCTCTACCTGGAAGAACTAATTGGGAAGTAGTCTATCCAGAGTTATTTACTTCTGGAAAAGGTTCACCTCATACTACTGATCTGAAGCCTCCTTACCGAGTTTGGAAAAAGgtcattctgggatctctcaaTCACAGAAAATCAACTGTTTCTGCAACCTATATAATTCAAGATCAGCAGTATCTTTTGTACTGTATTGGAAAGGGTATCAGAATTAACTTGCCTCAAGTTTTGTTCAATTATCTGAGGACTCATGTGAAAGAATCTAGAGAAGCAGAACGTCAGAAATACCCCAAGATTAAGAAGAATACCATTCCAATGGGAAGGTTGATATCAGACATTCTGAATGAGAGTGGTCTGATTGATactctgagagcagctggctcTATTCAAGATTTGATGGTTGTAAGTGGGAGTACTCTAACTGCTCACACTCTGAGGGGAATGCATTTGATTCAGAAGGCGATCTCCACTCCAAAAGTAATTCTTGATATTCTGATAAGAAGAACTCCAGTTGCTGACTTCCCTCTGATGTTCAAGGAAGAACTGTCAGAATCTGTTCAACTCTATCTGGAATCATGTGTAAGAGATCAGTCAAAAGTTGACCCTGCCTGGATttgtggaagaactcttccatctttggatgagtaaaagaaaaaggataagaagaagaaacagaagaagctgaagagaaaggttACTGATGAAGGTCCTGCTGTAAAGAAAGCTAAGAAGTAGAAGAAATCTGCAGGTATTGTTATCTTTGATTCtgtacctaataataataataattctgaacaagtatcaacagaatccctGAAAATACCCAGAACTTCTGAACAGCTTCAGAAGTTAATAGAAGAAATTGATCATGTAAACTCCTCTAGTTTACATTCCTCCTCTGACCTTCAACCTCAGAAAAGACCACCATCTTCTGAACTTCCATCTTCTTCCACCACCTCTAAAAGAAACCGTCCACTTCATTCTGAAGCAGTTCTACACCCCAACCATTAAATGTTATCTTTCCACAAATTCCATATGAAAATATATTCTCCACTAACCAACAAACCTCCTCTATTCCCAAACTCATCTCACCTATTGTTGACCCTTCGTCACCATCCACTTTTTCTGACCCTCTTGTTTCAGACATTGAATCTgacaatgaagcagaatcttcaccCCTCCTTCCTCTTCAAACATTTCTTTGTTTAATAGAGTTTCTGAACCATATTCTATTTCCAACCCCGTTGATCCAATAATCGTCCTCAACCCTCTAGAACCCTCTGTTGATATTCGTTTT contains:
- the LOC131606395 gene encoding albumin-1-like, yielding MAYAKLSLFPLFLLATLVIIFPMKKVEADCNDKICSFQRSTCGAGCLCLPGIDFCMNASLVMKIVKKHPKLCESHADCKRKGSGSFCAYYPNSDIKYGVCFDSSSHAEASFTNALSSEFSNLLKMPSAVST